A single genomic interval of Verrucomicrobiota bacterium harbors:
- a CDS encoding SGNH/GDSL hydrolase family protein — MAVSVVCGLSLAWSQAFEKKPDDPAFERYGKVPAAPIPASLVLKKGDRLAICGDSITEQRMYSRVIETYLTACRPELDVTVRQYGWSGERAPGFLARMTNDCLRFKPTVATTCYGMNDHEYRVFEESIGTKYRESARQILQAFRTAGTRVIWGSPGCVGLKPSWSKAKDATVDDLNENLFRLRNAGLELAHAEKAGFADVFWPMLTLSHHARKDYGTHYALAGQDGVHPDWAGQAVMATAFLRSMGLAGELGRIDLDLSTGRTETSQGHAVKNFDQGILRMRSTRYPFCATGPRDKDHSLRGGLLLAGFFEDLNRFVLRVRGAKEESYRVTWGPETRTYKASELEAGVNLALDFEVNPFSEAFGRVDSAVAAKQEYETRQIKQLFHGPEGRADMEATVEFTERIRTPLAHRIRKAMAPVEHTLLIHPK; from the coding sequence ATGGCTGTGTCCGTGGTGTGTGGGCTATCCCTCGCCTGGAGCCAGGCCTTCGAGAAGAAACCGGACGACCCGGCCTTCGAACGATATGGAAAAGTGCCCGCCGCCCCAATACCGGCAAGTTTGGTGCTCAAGAAAGGAGACCGTTTGGCTATTTGCGGGGACTCGATCACCGAGCAGCGGATGTATTCGCGCGTGATCGAGACCTACCTCACCGCTTGCCGGCCTGAATTGGATGTGACGGTGCGGCAGTACGGCTGGAGCGGTGAACGGGCGCCGGGTTTTCTGGCCCGGATGACCAATGATTGCCTGAGGTTCAAGCCCACCGTCGCCACCACCTGTTACGGGATGAACGACCATGAGTATCGCGTGTTCGAGGAGTCCATCGGAACCAAGTATCGCGAGAGTGCCAGGCAGATCCTGCAAGCTTTCCGAACCGCGGGAACTCGCGTCATCTGGGGTTCACCCGGCTGCGTCGGATTGAAACCGTCCTGGTCAAAAGCCAAAGACGCCACCGTGGACGATTTGAACGAGAACCTCTTCCGATTGCGCAACGCGGGCCTCGAACTCGCCCACGCCGAAAAAGCGGGGTTTGCCGACGTGTTCTGGCCCATGCTCACGCTGAGTCACCATGCCCGCAAGGATTACGGAACCCATTACGCCCTGGCCGGCCAGGACGGCGTGCACCCGGATTGGGCGGGCCAAGCCGTCATGGCCACCGCGTTTCTAAGATCCATGGGCCTGGCGGGGGAACTCGGCCGCATCGATCTCGATCTCAGCACAGGACGAACGGAAACGAGTCAGGGTCACGCCGTGAAGAATTTCGATCAAGGGATTCTTCGGATGCGCAGCACGCGGTACCCTTTTTGCGCCACGGGACCAAGGGACAAGGACCATTCCTTGCGCGGCGGCTTGCTTCTCGCGGGGTTTTTCGAAGATTTGAACCGGTTCGTTTTGCGTGTCCGGGGAGCCAAGGAGGAATCGTATCGCGTGACGTGGGGACCCGAGACGCGGACGTACAAGGCTTCCGAACTGGAAGCCGGTGTGAACCTTGCGCTCGATTTCGAAGTGAACCCCTTTTCCGAGGCGTTTGGCCGAGTCGATTCCGCCGTGGCCGCCAAGCAAGAGTACGAGACACGGCAGATCAAACAGCTCTTCCACGGACCCGAGGGCCGGGCCGACATGGAGGCCACCGTCGAGTTCACGGAAAGAATCCGAACTCCCCTGGCCCACCGCATTCGCAAGGCGATGGCACCGGTGGAGCATACCCTCTTGATTCATCCGAAGTGA